The following are encoded in a window of Carya illinoinensis cultivar Pawnee chromosome 15, C.illinoinensisPawnee_v1, whole genome shotgun sequence genomic DNA:
- the LOC122297667 gene encoding coiled-coil domain-containing protein 130: protein MSSLAAARADNFYYPPEWTPNQGSLNKFHGQHALRERARKIDQGILIIRFEMPFNIWCGGCNSMIAKGVRFNAEKKQVGNYYSTKIWSFAMKSACCKHEIVIQTDPKNCEYVIISGAQKKTEDFDIEDAETFELPADEERGKLADPFYRLEHQEEDLQKKKEAEPVLVRLQRVSDARHSDDYALNKALRAQLRNQKKRVAEEEAVSRKRGLGIRLLPASEEDAASAAHVKFSFKFDKNTKDKRALINAAPIFHRSSGSSMSTKRQMELESKRRKINAAVASDLLAGVYKPSSWSRGAVTSRRRR, encoded by the exons ATG TCTTCACTTGCAGCTGCTAGAGCTGACAATTTTTACTATCCTCCGGAATGGACCCCAAACCAG GGTTCTTTGAACAAGTTTCATGGTCAACATGCATTGAGAGAGAGGGCAAGGAAAATAGACCAAGGCATATTGATTATAAG GTTTGAGATGCCCTTTAATATATGGTGTGGTGGATGCAATTCTATGATTGCTAAGGGTGTTCGGTTCAATgcagagaaaaagcaagtgGGAAATTATTATTCGACAAAG ATATGGAGCTTTGCAATGAAGTCTGCATGCTGTAAGCATGAGATTGTTATTCAGACAGATCCAAAAAATTGCGAGTATGTGATCATCAGTGGGGCCCAAAAGAAGACTGAGGACTTCGACATTGAGGATGCAGAGACCTTTGAACTTCCTGCAGATGAAG AAAGGGGTAAACTAGCAGATCCATTTTATCGTCTTGAACACCAGGAAGAAGATTtacagaagaagaaagaagctgAGCCGGTGCTGGTGCGTCTCCAGAGAGTATCTGATGCCAGGCATTCAGATGACTATGCCCTCAACAAGGCTCTTCGGGCGCAACTTAGA aatcaaaagaaaagagttGCTGAAGAAGAGGCTGTTTCGAGGAAAAGGGGCCTTGGCATACGACTGCTTCCAGCATCTGAAGAAGATGCTGCTAGTGCAGCCCATGTGAAGTTTTCTTTCAAGTTTGACAAAAACACAAAGGATAAGCGAGCATTGATCAATGCTGCTCCAATCTTTCACAGATCATCTGGGTCTTCCATGTCCACTAAGAGACAGATGGAATTAGAATCCAAGAGAAGGAAAATCAATGCAGCTGTGGCATCTGACTTGCTGGCTGGCGTATATAAGCCTTCATCATGGTCACGGGGTGCTGTTACTTCACGGAGGCGCAGGTGA